From the genome of Camelus dromedarius isolate mCamDro1 chromosome 19, mCamDro1.pat, whole genome shotgun sequence, one region includes:
- the PEX6 gene encoding peroxisome biogenesis factor 6 yields the protein MALAVLRVLDPFPTETPPLAVLLPPGGPWPAAGLGLVLALRPAGESPAGPALLVAALEAPAAGTEEQGPGPPQLLVSRALLRLLALGSGAWVRARPVRRPPALGWALLGTSSGPGLGQRVGPLLVRRGEALPVPGPRVLETRPALQGLLGPGTRLAVTELRGRAKLGPETEDCSRPPPPPVVSSFAACGTVRRLRGVLGGTGDSLGVSRSCLRTLGLFQGEWVWVTRAGETSNTSLPHLATVQVLEPRWDLSERLGPSSGQLGEPLADGLALVPATLAFNLGCDPLEVGELRIQRYVEGSSTSEDKGSCSVLPGPPFAKELHIEIVSSPHYSTHGNYDHVLYRHFQTPRAVQEGDVLCVPTVGQVEILEGSPEKLPRWREMFFKVKKTVGEAPDGPISAYLATTTHTSLYLVGSTLSLVPRLPSGESTPWSSLSPPGLEALVTELCAVLKPRLQPGGTLLTGTSSVLLQGPPGSGKTTAVTAACSRLGLHLLKVPCSSLCADSSGAVETKLQATFSWARRCRPVVLLLTAVDLLGRDRDGLGEDARVVATLRRLLLDEDPLTSCPPLMVVATTSRAQDLPADVHTAFPHELKVPVLSEGQRLSILQALTAHLPLGQEVNLAQLARRCAGFVVGDLYALLTHSSRAACTRIKNSGSGGGLSEEDEGELCAAGCPLLAEDFGQALEQLQSAHSQAVGAPKIPSVSWHDVGGLQEVKKEILETIQLPLEHPELLSLGLRRSGLLLHGPPGTGKTLLAKAVATECSLTFLSVKGPELINMYVGQSEENVREVFARARAAAPCIIFFDELDSLAPSRGRSGDSGGVMDRVVSQLLAELDGLHSTQDVFVIGATNRPDLLDPALLRPGRFDKLVFVGVSEDRASQLRVLSAITRKFRLEPSVSLVDVLDHCPPQLTGADLYSLCSDAMTAALKRRVRDLEEGLEPGSSALLLTMEDLLQAAARLQPSVSEQELLRYKRIQRKFAAC from the exons ATGGCGCTGGCAGTCTTGCGGGTGCTGGACCCCTTCCCGACCGAGACACCCCCGTTGGCGGTGCTGCTGCCGCCCGGGGGCCCTTGGCCTGCGGCGGGGCTGGGCCTGGTGCTGGCTCTGCGACCTGCAGGGGAGAGCCCGGCAGGGCCGGCGCTGCTAGTGGCGGCCCTGGAGGCGCCGGCCGCGGGCACCGAAGAGCAGGGACCCGGGCCCCCGCAGCTGCTGGTTAGCCGCGCGCTGCTGCGGCTCCTGGCCCTGGGATCCGGAGCGTGGGTGCGGGCGCGGCCTGTGCGgcggcccccagccctgggctgggcgcTGCTTGGCACCTCGTCGGGACCCGGACTCGGACAGCGAGTCGGACCGTTGCTGGTGAGGCGCGGAGAGGCCCTGCCAGTTCCCGGACCGCGGGTGCTGGAGACGCGGCCGGCGTTACAAGGGCTGCTGGGCCCAGGGACACGGCTAGCTGTGACAGAGCTCCGTGGGCGGGCCAAACTGGGTCCGGAGACTGAGGACTGCAgccggccccctcccccgcccgtaGTGTCCTCCTTCGCGGCTTGCGGCACAGTCCGACGACTCCGGGGAGTTCTGGGAGGGACTGGCGATTCACTGGGAGTGAGCCGGAGCTGCCTTCGTACCCTCGGCCTCTTCCAGGGCGAATGGGTGTGGGTGACCCGGGCCGGAGAGACATCGAACACTTCCCTGCCACACTTGGCCACAGTGCAGGTCCTAGAGCCTCGCTGGGACCTTTCTGAAAGGCTGGGACCCAGCTCCGGACAGCTGGGAGAGCCCCTCGCTGACGGACTGGCCCTCGTGCCTGCCACTCTGGCTTTTAATCTCGGCTGTGATCCCCTGGAAGTGGGAGAGCTCAGAATTCAG AGGTACGTGGAGGGCTCCAGCACCTCTGAAGACAAAGGAAGCTGCTCCGTGCTGCCTGGGCCTCCGTTTGCCAAGGAGTTACACATCGAAATTGTGTCCTCTCCTCACTACAGCACTCACGGAAATTACGACCACGTTCTTTACCGGCACTTTCAGACACCCAG GGCAGTCCAGGAAGGGGATGTTCTGTGCGTGCCAACAGTTGGGCAAGTGGAGATCCTGGAAGGAAGCCCAGAGAAACTGCCCAG GTGGCGGGAGatgttttttaaagtgaagaaaacaGTTGGGGAAGCTCCGGACGGGCCAATCAGCGCCTACTTGGCTACCACCACCCATACCTCTTTGTACTTG GTAGGTTCTACCCTGAGCCTCGTTCCAAGACTCCCTTCAGGGGAGTCCACTCCCTGGAGCAGCTTGTCTCCTCCAGGCCTGGAGGCCTTGGTGACCGAGCTCTGTGCTGTCCTGAAGCCTCGCCTCCAGCCAGG GGGTACCCTGCTGACAGGAACTAGCAGTGTCCTTCTCCAGGGTCCCCCGGGCAGCGGGAAGACCACTGCAGTCACTGCTGCCTGCAGCCGCCTTGGGCTCCACTTACTGAAG GTGCCCTGCTCCAGCCTCTGTGCAGATAGTAGTGGGGCTGTGGAGACAAAACTGCAGGCCACCTTCTCCTGGGCCCGGCGCTGCCGGCCTGTGGTTCTGTTGCTGACAGCTGTGGACCTGCTGGGCCGGGATCGGGATGGGCTAGGTGAGGATGCCCGTGTGGTGGCAACGCTGCGCCGCCTCCTCTTGGATGAAGACCCCCTCACCAG CTGCCCTCCCCTGATGGTTGTGGCCACCACCAGCCGGGCCCAGGACCTCCCTGCGGACGTGCACACAGCGTTTCCTCACGAGCTGAAGGTGCCCGTGCTGTCAGAGGGGCAGCGGCTCAGCATCCTGCAGGCCCTCACTGCCCACCTCCCCCTGGGCCAAGAGGTGAACCTGGCCCAGCTGGCCCGGCGGTGTGCA GGCTTTGTGGTGGGGGATCTCTATGCCCTTTTGACCCACAGCAGCCGGGCAGCCTGCACCAGGATCAAGAACTCAGG TTCTGGAGGTGGCTTGAGTGAGGAGGATGAGGGGGAGCTGTGTGCTGCTGGCTGTCCTCTCCTGGCTGAGGACTTTGGGCAGGCGCTGGAGCAGCTGCAGTCAGCTCACTCCCAGGCCGTTGGAGCCCCCAAG ATCCCCTCAGTGTCCTGGCATGACGTGGGCGGGCTGCAGGAGGTGAAGAAGGAGATTCTGGAGACCATTCAGCTCCCTCTGGAGCACCCTGAGCTGCTGAGCCTGGGCCTGAGGCGCTCAGGCCTTCTGCTCCACGGGCCCCCTGGCACCGGCAAGACCCTGCTGGCCAAGGCAGTAGCCACCGAGTGCAGCCTTACCTTCCTCAG CGTGAAGGGGCCCGAGCTCATCAACATGTATGTGGGCCAAAGTGAGGAGAATGTACGGGAAG TGTTTGCCAGGGCCAGGGCCGCGGCTCCATGCATTATCTTCTTTGATGAACTGGACTCCTTGGCCCCAAGCCGGGGGCGAAGTGGAGACTCTGGAGGTGTGATGGACAG GGTGGTGTCTCAGCTCCTGGCTGAGCTGGATGGGCTTCACAGCACTCAGGATGTGTTTGTGATCGGAGCCACCAACAGACCAGACCTCCTGGACCCTGCCCTTCTGCGGCCCGGCAG ATTTGACAAGCTGGTGTTCGTGGGGGTGAGCGAGGACCGCGCCTCTCAGCTCCGTGTTCTGAGTGCTATCACGCGCAA ATTCAGGCTAGAGCCCTCTGTGAGCCTGGTGGACGTGCTGGACCACTGCCCTCCCCAGCTGACAGGCGCAGACCTCTACTCCCTGTGCTCCGATGCCATGACAGCTGCCCTCAAACGCAGGGTTCGGGACCTGGAGGAAG GCCTGGAGCCCGGGAGCTCCGCACTGCTGCTCACCATGGAGGACCTGCTGCAGGCCGCGGCCCGGCTGCAGCCCTCAGTCAGCGAGCAGGAGCTGCTCCGCTACAAGCGCATCCAGCGCAAGTTTGCCGCCTGCTAG